The following nucleotide sequence is from bacterium.
GCGCAACGGCTTCGGCGCGACCGGCGCCGGCGGTGCCATCCTCCATCTGGGCGACGCCGCTCTCGTCATCGAGAGTGCGCGTATCGAGCGCAACCTGGCAGCGAATGCGGGCGGCGTGCTGCACTCGTCCGGCGCGCTCACCGTCCGTGACACCGTCTTCGTCGCCAACGTGGCGGCCGGCACCGGCGGCGCGCTGTACCACCCCGACGGACCGACGACGATCGCGGACTGCGAGTTCCGCGACAACTCGGCGTCGGGACCCGGCGGCGCCGTGTACCTCACCGGTGCCGGCAACGCGACGATCACGAACACGACCTTCACGCGTCACAAGTCCGCCCTCGGCGGGAGTCTGTACGCGAACCTCGTCGGCGGGCTCTCCGTGGCCGGCTCCCGCTTCACGTCCTGCACCGCCGGCGGGGGCGCGGGCGGGTGCGTCTACGCGGTGCTCACTGGCGGCGGGTTCACCTTCGCGGACACCGTCGTCGAGGATGCGAGCGCGACCGCCGGGGGCGGCGTGCTCGCGGTCACCGATCAGGACGGGTCGATCACGAATTGCAGGTTCACCGGCAACGCCAGCAACGGCGGCGGCGGGGCTATCTACTCCCAGGCGGCCGGTACGTTCGGCATCACCGGCTCGCGCTTCGAGCGCAACGACGGGGGCGCGGGTCCGGGCGGCGCCATCTACCACGCCGGCAACGGCGGCGTGACGCTGACCGACGTGGCCTTCGTCGACAACGGCGCCGCCGTGGGCGGGGCCATCCTGGTCGCGACGGACCAGGCGCTCGCCATCACGCGGGGCACGTTCCGGGACAACGTCGCGGCGCCGGGGCCGGGCGGCGGGATCTACGTGACCGCCGCCGGCGCACTCACGCTGGCGGAGAGCGCCATCGAGGGCAACGTCTCCACGCTGACGCCCGGGGGCGGCGCGTACGTCGTGTCGGTGGCGGGCGCGGTGACGGTCGAGCGCAGCACGTTCGCGAACAACGCGGCGCTCACCTCCAACGGCATCGCCGGCGCGCTGTTCGCCGCCGGCACGGGCCTCACCGTCGGCAACTCCACCTTCTCGGGCAACACGGCCGGCGGGCAGGGCGGCGCGCTCTATGCGGCCGTGCCCACGACCATCGCCAGCAGCACGTTCGTCGGCAACGGCGCGGCTGTGGAAGGCAGCTCGATCTTCAACGGCGCCGCCGTCTCGATCCGGGGCTCCGTCCTGGGCAGGCCGGCGTTCGGCGCCGGCTGTGCCGGCGTGGCGCTCACCTCGGACGGCGACAACGTCGACCAGGACGGCGGCTGTGCGCTCGCCGGCATCCGCGACCGCGCCGACCTCGACCCGCAGCTCGGGCCGCTCCAGGACAACGGCGGACCCACGCCGACGCACGAGCCGGCGCCGACGAGTCCGCTCGTCGACACCAACGGCGGCATCTGCCCGCCGACCGACCAGCGCGGCGTCGCCCGGCCGACCGACGGCAACGACGACGGCACGGTCGGCTGCGACGTCGGCGCCGTCGAGTTCGTCGACGAGTGCCTGCAGGATCCGGCCAAGACGCTGCCCGGGGTCTGCGGCTGCGGCGTCCCCGACGTCGACGCCAACGGCAACGGCCCGCTCGACTGCCTGCACAACGCCGAGCTGAAGGTGCGCATCGGCGCCCAGAAGGCCAACGTCGCCGCGATCACCGGCAGGAAGGGCGCCGACCAGAAGGCGCTCAAGACGACGGTGAAGGCGGGCGCCGAGGACATCGTCGCCTACGTCGGCGCCAACGGCGCCGAGCTGGTCCGGACCGATCCGGCCGCCGACCTGGCCGCCCTGGCCGAGGCCGCCCGCAAGGCGGCCGGCAAGACGCTCAAGGGGAAGGGCAAGCCCCTGCGCAAGAAGCAGGCGAAGGCGGCGATCGCGCTCGATGCGCTCGACGCGGCGGTCGCGCCGCAGTGAGCCCGGCGGCGGCCGGGGCCCGATCTGGGTTCCGGCCGCCGGCTGTCTCCCGCGGATCGTCGTGCTAGCGTCGCAGCGAGGAGATCATCCCATGCCTCGCCTGCTCGCGTCCCTGCTCGTCGCTGTCGCGCTCGCGCTCGTCGTTGCGCCTGCCCGGATGGCCCACGCCCAGTGCTACGGCTACCCGTGCAACCTGTATCCCCAGGTCCAGGATGGCTCGCCGTACTACCAGCCGCCCCCGCCGCTGCCCTACGGCCCGCCGGCCTACGGATACGCGGTGCCGACCTACCCCTATCCCGTGGTCCCGAACTATCCGCCGTACTTCCCGCCCTCGGGCTTCTACTTCGGGTCGGGCTGGGATCCGGACTATCGGGACATGCGCTACAACCGCTACTTCAGCCGGCAGCAGAACCAGGATCCGCCGGTGCAGGGGTACACGTTCCCCGGCGCCAACGACTGAGTATCCCGCCACCTTGACAGGGCGGGGGCCGAGCCGGCTTGTGGCGCCC
It contains:
- a CDS encoding right-handed parallel beta-helix repeat-containing protein, with translation MTRTKRSLLALLAALALPAAVPAATFTVDSTADAVDANPGNGACATAAGACTLRAAIQEANALAGADTVNLPAGTYRLSLVGVGEDLAATGDLDVTQALEVVGAGRDETVIDGLSNDGIFHVQATVPFTVRGVTLRNGFGATGAGGAILHLGDAALVIESARIERNLAANAGGVLHSSGALTVRDTVFVANVAAGTGGALYHPDGPTTIADCEFRDNSASGPGGAVYLTGAGNATITNTTFTRHKSALGGSLYANLVGGLSVAGSRFTSCTAGGGAGGCVYAVLTGGGFTFADTVVEDASATAGGGVLAVTDQDGSITNCRFTGNASNGGGGAIYSQAAGTFGITGSRFERNDGGAGPGGAIYHAGNGGVTLTDVAFVDNGAAVGGAILVATDQALAITRGTFRDNVAAPGPGGGIYVTAAGALTLAESAIEGNVSTLTPGGGAYVVSVAGAVTVERSTFANNAALTSNGIAGALFAAGTGLTVGNSTFSGNTAGGQGGALYAAVPTTIASSTFVGNGAAVEGSSIFNGAAVSIRGSVLGRPAFGAGCAGVALTSDGDNVDQDGGCALAGIRDRADLDPQLGPLQDNGGPTPTHEPAPTSPLVDTNGGICPPTDQRGVARPTDGNDDGTVGCDVGAVEFVDECLQDPAKTLPGVCGCGVPDVDANGNGPLDCLHNAELKVRIGAQKANVAAITGRKGADQKALKTTVKAGAEDIVAYVGANGAELVRTDPAADLAALAEAARKAAGKTLKGKGKPLRKKQAKAAIALDALDAAVAPQ